GCCGATACTTGTCGGCATCGTTGTGGTCGGCACTCGATTTTAACGCCTAAGTTGAAGCGGATGGTAACTGAGAAGCTAAACCTAGGTTGGTCCCCTGAAATGGTCGGTTATGCCGTTCACTGTGCGCCACACACGATTTACCACTGGATTTATCAAAGACAAGTCGATTTTCAGCCAAGCCAACTCTTTGATCACGGTAAACGTCATAAAAGAAGACAAGACCTTCGGTCGCGCTATAACCAAGCAGTAGGCACCTCAATTGAGATTCGCAGTGAGTCAGCTAATCGGCGAACCGAAAAAGGACATTTAGAGATGGATACAGTTCGCGGTGGTCGCGGGTCAAAGGCTGCTGTTTTGACCATTGTCGATCGGGTGACACGTTTAATGGCGACAACTAAGCTTGAAAACTTATCACAAAATGCTGTTCTCAAGGGATTTGCAAGACTGATGGTGGACTTTCCGGGTCCGGTTCGATCAGTGACGGTTGATCACGGTAAAGAGTTTTCCTGCGATCAGGCGCTTACAAAGCGCTATCGGATACCGGTTTACTTTTGCCACGCCTATCACCCGAATGAACGGGGCACAAATGAACGGTTCAATCGAGAACTTCGCTACTATTTCCCGAAGGGAACACAGTTTGATCAGGTTTCAGAGACCGATATTCAACAAGCCACAGCGCTTATCAATAACAAACCTAGAAAATGTCTCCGTTGGCAAACCCCAGTTCAAGCAGTGAGCAAGCCTCTTTCTAGGTGGTAACTTTATTATTGCAATCTAGGTTTGAATTACCTTTAGTGTCAATGGTATTTTGCAGTTGTTGCGCAATTGAACTTTGCAAATCTTTTTGGGTGACTGAGATCTTTTTAGAACTTAATTGATTGATGGCTAATGGCTTGTACCCATTTTTTGTCACGACGGATTTACAATTCAAGTGCAACAAATTAGTCAAATAGAAAAGACTCATAGCCTGAGTCCTTGTAAAATGGAATCACCACAAGACCAACTACAAGGAGAACTCGACTATGAGTCCGTACACCCATCTTACCTTAAAAGACCGTGAATCGATACTGCTTGGTATCTCTACAGGCAAAACTCTTGATACCATCGCCAAAGAGATAGGTCGTTCCAAGAGTACAGTCAGCCGTGAAATTGCACGTAACGGCGGCTGGCGGAACTATTCGGCAGCCACCGCTCAGGACCGCTACCGGCGGGTTCGCTTGGCTAGCAGGCGTCCTCGGATCCTCGATCGACCGGGGACTCGTGACGCTGTCATTCGATATATCACGGTGCTACATTGGTCGCCTGAGCAGATTGCCGGTCGCTTGTCACTAGAAGGCAGTCCTATTCGCATCAGCTATTCGACTATCTACAGAGGTATCTACCTAGATAATCTCGGTGTTCCATTGAAGAGCCATGGTGCTCGCGGGCTACCAAGGCTGCTTCGACACCGAGGCAAGACGCGCAAAATCAAAGGCACCATAAATGAACGCCGGGGGCGCTTCAATGACGTGCCATCAATTCACGACCGACCCCGGTCGGCAGAAAATCGCAGCTGGTTTGGTCACTGGGAAGGCGATACAGTACGCGGTAAAACAGGACACTCTGCATTAGTAACATTAGTTGACCGTAAATCACGCTATCTGCTTTCGAAGCGAACGGCCAATGCAAAAGCTGACACTGTTAGAGACGTCATGATTGAGCTGCTTGGTGCCTTACCAGCTAACCGAGTAAGAACAGTGACTCCTGACCGTGGAAGGGAGTTTGCCCGGTACAGGGAGCTGGCAGAACGTCTGAATACAAAGGTCTTCTTTCCTGACCCACACGCGCCTCAACAACGAGGAACTAACGAAAACACCAACGGACTGATTAGAGAATACTTTCCCAAGAACACAGACCTAGACCTTCAGAGCGACCAGGAAATTGAGACTTACATTGAACAACTGAATAATCGACCACGCAAGGTCTTAGGCTGGAAGACGCCATCAGAAGTCTTCATGGGTAAAAAGTTGCACTTGAGTTGACAATTCGTCACAGTAAAAATGCCCGGCGCATATGGGTGGCACTCGTAATGAGTGTCGCACTTGTTGCCCCTCTATCAACTAGTTCGCGCACTGAAAACAGGGCATTTTCAACGGTATTCGTTGACAAATCCTCTAATTCGATTCGCTTTTTGGCGATGCCATGCGCAACCAGCCATTTCTGCATAACCGTTGCTTCAGTCAACTTATTCTCCGGAACGCCGCCAGCAACTAAAATCTTTGACTTGGAATACTTCTTAGCTGCTTTCAAAGCAATTTCAAGTCGCTTTTTCATCGTTGGTTGCATCTTACCATTTGGACTTAAAGCATAACCGAGAACAACGAAGTAGTGATGGCTATCTTTAGGCAAGTCATTTGGTATCTTGGTCTGAATGTCCAACTTGCCAATATCATCAATTTGGCTAAATGCCTTCGTGAAAGTCGCGGTCTTCTCTGCATTCTGTGCCTGCAGTTTGGCAATGTTATCGTCATATGTCGCTGTGTCACCTGTCACCTTACTAAAAGCAGCAAGTTTAAGCCGTGCGTCAAAGTTCGTATGGTCTTTCTTCAAAATGTTCTGCCACATCTTTGCCGCAGCCGCATTATTATTTTGCATCCGATAAGTAGAGGCTAGATCCATTTGTAAATTCAGATTCTGCGGATCAATTTTGATTGCTTCTTTGAACAACTGCTCAATGACATCGAAATTACTCTTGATAGTGACGCCCTTAAAAACCTTCTTCTCGTTCTTCTTGAGTTGGCCACCATTCCAATAGTAGTAAATAGCCGCATCCTCTAAATCGCTGACACGCTGTTCTGTTGGCATTGTCTTTTGAACCGTTTCAGTAACCTCTTGGGCCTGCTTCTTAGTCATCGTGATTGCTTGACTATTGACTGGGTTCACTAACGCCACCGACAGTAGTATTGAAGCTGCACCTATCCAGATTTTTCTCACTCTAAGTCCCCCTTGTATTATATGGATTCACTTGAAATTGTAACCGATTTCATATTATTTGTGAACCCACTTAATTATAAATTATTGAAAATTGATTATTTTCATTTATGATAATTAAAATGTTTTTCGAAACGATAACTTATGATAATTATTAAGTCGACTACTATCAGAAATGGTCTATCACAATAAAGAGCAGCCGTTTTCAATAATAGAAAATGGCTGCTCTTATAGCAAACGTATGAAGCTCGACTGACTCTAGTTATAGAATACTCTCAGACCCAATTTTTTCATAAGGGTTCAACAGCATAGTACCTTTTCAAACTGGCAAAATACATGCGTTATACATGCAAACTCTCCTTTACCATGCCATCAGTTGCCTTTCCACATGACTGGTAACCATCAAGCAGTCCTAGTTTGATAAAAATTGTTTGCTGATATGCAATTTTTGCATTCCACTCAATAGTTTCAAGAATCTCCGTTGCATGATGAAGGGTCTCGGAGGTAATCAGAACACCATGACTATTTAACAGGAATATATGCTCTTTAGCCGCCTCACCAACTTCTTTCAACCCTTTATAAACTATATCAGCCAGTTCTTTTGTAGTAGCAGGTGCGTAAGGCAATACCCGAATAGGCCCTACTTCCTCTGTTACCTCAGTCACATTTGGCATATCAAGCCCGCTTGTTGCCCAGAACATTGATTCTTCCGCATGTGAGTGATAGACACATCTAATTTTGCTATTAGTGGATTGAAGTCAATATTTGAGACAGATTTTAAGAGACATTCAGGACCGCGTTTACCTTCCACAGCTCAAATAAATCATTAATCGCGATTAATAACTTATTTGAACCCTGGAAAGCATTAAATCAGGCGGCCATTTGGCTCGTAAGTGTTGCAATTTCAACTTGTAAGGGGGTCTGGTAGCCCAGTGAACTATGAATTCTCTTCCTATTGTAGAAAGCATGCACATATTCAAAAAGGACGGAAGCGGCAGTTTCATAATCTTCAAAGACCGGCACTGGATAAACACATTCCTTTTTGAGGGAAGCGTGAAAGGATTCCATTGGCGCATTATCATACGGACAACCCTTACGGCTGTATGAGTGCGGATATGTAGTTCAGTTAAACGTTGATTGTAATTATCGCTGGTATACTGTGATCCTAAATCCGTATGGATAATCAGGTCCCCAGTAATGGTTCGATTTTTAACCGCGCTTTCAAGGGTCTTTAAGACTAAATCAGTATCCATCTTTTTTGAGAACGAATAGCCGATAATCCGTCGTGAGTGCAGGTCCATGATGGTTGATAAGTAACACCAGCCATTACGCTTCGTTTGAATATAGGTCATATCAGCGGTCCATTTTTGATTTAAACCAGTGGTCGAGAAATCCTGCTTAAGCAAGTTGGGACGCTGTTCAACCTTGGTTTTGGAAGCCGAAGCCGCTTTCCACTTATTGACGGTAACGGAGTGGATATCCAGTTCCTTCATGAGCCGGGAAATCCGTCGTGGACTGCACCGAAGCTGCAGTGGTTGAAGTTCCAGATTCAATTCATGGTGGATCTTCATAACACCGTATCGCTGCTTAAATTCCGCAAAGATCCGCAGAATCCGTTGTTTCAAGTCCGCATCTTCGGCCCGGCGTTTTGAAGTTTTGGGGGATCGATAACGATAATACTGAGCTCTGGAAACACCGAGGATTCGGCACATCTTGGTTACCTGGTGGTGATGGCTTTCTTGGTGAATGTAATCAAAGATATTGGTTACTTCTGCGCAAGGAAGCCCAGGGCTTTTTTTAGGATTTCGTTCTCCTCAGACAGCGAAGCCAGTCGCTTTTCCATCGCTTTGATTTCGTCTGGCGATTTACCGGATTGAGTTTTGGCCTGGCCCTGGATCCACTTATGAACTGTTGAATAGCCAATGCCATATTCTCTGGCCAGTTGAGCAGCTGATTCGCCTTGCTTATATAGGTTGATAATGTTTTGTTTGAATTCTTTGTCGTAACGAGTTGGCATGTAAAAATTCCTTCCTTTTGAGAGACGATTTATTCATTATACCCTCTCTTAAAAGTTGTCTCAGGAATCAGCTTACATCCAACTTTTCTGTGTAACTGGATTTGATCAACTTCAGCGGCTCAACCTTTTCTGGGACGATCCGTAAAATAGCTTCATCGCCATTATCGATCAGCTGCTTTTGAATGTCGCTGAAGGCAGCAGCGAAAGCTTGTTGCTTGGTCTCGCCTTTACCAGATACTGTGAGAACCTGACGTTTGGTTTCATTCACGACCGTCATCTGAATCACTCCTTAAGCTTCTGGATATTTCTTGTTCCACGCCTCGACAAGGGCTGTACCTAAAGCTTCTTGATCCATAAAGCCGAAACCAAGCACTTTATTGCCGTCTTCAATCGCGGTAATTCCTTCTTGAACGGAACGCATACCATGACGTTCTGGCCAGCCAAACTGGGTGTGCGCTGTGATTGCACCAGCACCGCCTGAACCGCAGAAGCTAATCCCCATATCGGCTTTTTCTTTATCCATCACTTGACCCAAGCGCATATCTGCACCCATGCCTGGCACAACAACCGCTGTACCACCAGCCGCTTCAACGCCTTTCGCAACGTTCTGACCCTTACCCATCCGATCTGCAATAACAACTTTAACCATGGTGAAATCCTCCTATTATGAGCGCACGAGCAGGAACGCTTGGCTCGGCGTAGCGAAGTGGCAGTTACGTCAAATGGTCCGATCTTTGGGCCATCTGACGTAACTGTCCTTGACATAGCCGAGTTGCGACTGCGAGCGCGTTTGTTTATTCAAAGTAAGTGACCTTCTACAACAATTTTTTAAATCTTATCCTGCGCCGCTTCAAAATGAATCGATAAAACATACTTCTCTGCGACTTCCAAATGCCCGATATGCTGCACAACTTGATCAGCCAAATCCAACGACTTTTGCGAAACTTCAGCGAACATTGTCGGATCAACCGCTGGCAATTGCTCGCCTGACTTCGATCGGCCTAGCATTTCAATGAGATGATTCGTGAGTACTTGCAGCTGAAGATCAGTAAAATGAATCTCCGCCGCAGCGGCTAGTTTGATGACATAATTGACAAGCGCTGTTGTTGCTTGGACATCACTGCTTTGTTCGATCATCGCTTTGACTTCTGTGGGTAATTCAACGTTCGCGTCCAGTGGTATCATCCCCTTCCTGTGATACTTCATGACTTAAGCTCAAATACTCTAGGATCGCATGCACTTCTGCACGATTGATGGCAAGGCCGTGATCCGAAAAGACATGCTCAACTGTCCCCACCAGCTTAGGATCATCCTGATTTGGTTTTCCCTGATACTGCTTATCAAACATAATGCGTTGGACCGCGAGGAAAACGTGCATCATGAACGCATCGCCGTAATATGGATCAATTGTTGTTGGCAATTGCTGCTTGAGTTCCGAATAGATACTGAACATAGTCAAAATCGTCTGCTGCGTCTGTTGTTCAAGATTGGGCTTCGGTCTAATCGGCACTACTGGCTGCTGTGACTTAATCTGGGCAAGCGGTACTTGTAATTTTTTAGCAACCGCTCCTCGAATCGCAGCGATGTCAGCGGCATTCGGCAACGGTCGCACTTCAATCACCTGAACCTCCAAATTCTTGAGCGGAAACACACTGATGACCAACTCAGGATGTTCGCGCGCAATCAACGCCCGCGCGTCATCAATGGAAGCAAAGCCAACCAGTTCGATGTTTGGAATCGCTGAAGCAATGCGCTGCTGAATCAGATTGGTGATTCCAATGCCAGTTGCACAAACGTATGCGACCCGAACCGTGCGCATCTGGCTATCGCGATTGAGCGACACCATGAAATGCAAGGCAATGAAGGAAACAAACGCCTCACTTAAAACTGCCTGATCACCTGCCAACTCTTTATTGACGGTTTTTTCAATTGCTTCAAACAAGGCCGGATACTCTTGCTTAATATCTTGCGTAAACGGGCTGTACTCAAGCAGCTGACTTTTCTTACCCAAGGACTGACTAAGATGCAAGTACAGATTTTCCTGCAGCTGACTGTCGTGACTAAAATCATGATCAACCAATGCCCCAACCGCCAAGATGATGCGATGTGTCATCGCGACCAAGTTATGATCTTGCGGAGCCACTTTTTCGTTAACGCTTTGACCGAGATAATAGTCGTAATCGTCCGTGAGCGCTGGCAAGTTGTAAAAAGTCAACGTCCTCATGATCAGTTTGTCCGAATACTGCTGATCCGTTTGGGACTGTTCAACCCGATGATAGCTGTTGACTAGTTGATTAAACCCTTGGCGAATCACGCCGATGGTCAACCGAATGATCGTGGCAATCAGTGTACTAGGATCAGGCATGTCGCCTTCCTGTTTACCTAGACGAATGGCTTCTTTCAAGATGGTATTGAACGCGTGATCAAAAGTTGCTTCACCGGTCAAAACTAAAGCTCTTTTCGATTCGGTTTTAGTGTTCAAGCTGTCAACCAGCTCGGCCATGAGCGTTTTACGATTCAACTGCTGGGTGATGAGCTGTTCCAGCAAACGGCGGATAGCCAACTCGGTACCATTCAGCTTATAGCCATAATAGTTTTTGCTGATCAGCTTGACGTTGAATTGCTCCAAGTAAACCGCGAGTTTCTTCAGATCATTGTTCACCGTTGTCTGACTCACATTCACCCGCGCCTGCAACTGCTGTTGGGTGGTGTAATCGCCGGTTTGTGAAAGAATCAAGATCATGCGGAGAATTCGTTCATTCGGGGCTAAATAGTTATCAGCTAACTGATCATCGATTTTCTCCCGCAAAGCCGTTCGTGCAGCTTCACTAGCCTCGATCCAGATTCCTTTGCGCGGTGCACTTTTCAAAACTGAATCTTTCGCCGCCAGCCAATCTCGAATATCTGTTAAGTCGTACTTCACTGTCCGAACACTGACTGCAACTGACTCAGCCAACTGCTTAGCTGTCACCGCCCCTTCAGCACTAATCAGCTGCAAAACAATCTGCCGCTGTCGGTTACTTAATGACATCTCACATCACCCCCCACACTCAATTTCTAATTCTACTGTAAAGCGCTTTCTAAGGCGAAACAACAGGCAATGTTTGCACGATTAATCGTGCAATGATATGTGATATTGTAAACAAAAAGATAATTGGTCTGTTCCGATTGTCAACAATGTTGTGTTAAGCTATTCAGGAAGCCGATGATTGAAGTGCTTATATGGCGCGTTTATTTATGTACATAACAGCATTTATAAGTTGTATCATTCCTTAAATTTCAAAAAAACGTCAATTTAGACATTTCACACTTTGCATCAGTCATTCGTGCAAAAATCCGTTTCTTATTTTTAAAAATAACGCCTATTTTTTTTGCTGGTAATCTGCTGCAAAAATAGGCTGTTTTGAATGAAAGTTCGTTTGCTGCCTCCGATAGATCAAGTCGTGCGAGACACAAAAAGCCATGAAACCCCGAGTCAAGCTCGGCACTTCATGGCTTTTTTGAAATTAAATTCGCACCTATCCCATCACGATTTTGTTCATCCGATCAGTGATCAAATCCCAGCCGTTTTATCCAGCTGATGGCCTTCTTCATTGAAGACGCGAATCGCATCATTAGCTGCTGCATTGGTCATGAGCTGTTGGAAAATGTCGTAACTGATGGTGACATTTTCTGCCCCAGCTTTGATGGCAGCCATCACTTGTGAAGCGGTCTTGAAGCTCGCGCCCATGATTCTAATGTGTGTGTCAGTACTCTTGTAGAATGAATGTGTCTCGGCGATCACGCTGTATGGGTCAATGTCCAACTGCTCCATACGATTGACGTAAGGGGCAATGTAATCACAGTCAACGACGCAGGCCATGAAGCCCTGGCGAACGGAATAAACGGCCGTGCCTAGCAGACACTCATCGGGCTTTTCAGCGCGAATCGCTGATACTGCCCGATAGCCTGGTTCAAATAATGGAATCTTAAAGGCCATGCGCGTGTCATCATTATCCGGAAAGCGCTTGCGTAATTCGTGATAGTCAGCTAACAATTCTTCCTCAGTATCGCCAACCAATTGCACGAACAAAACGCCTGGCTTCAAGTCGCGAATCTTACCTAATTGTTCGAAGCGTGGATGGCCTTCCTTCAGCAACAGCTTGGGATTGGTGGTAACCCCTTCGAACTGATTAAAACTCAACATTTCTTTGACTTGATCGAGGTTCGCTGTATCAATAAACATGGATTATTCCCCCTAATTAAAAGCGTTCAATGGCGATGAAACCTGCACATAAGAACCTTGGTCGCAATGATCAAAGGGCGGTCATCGCGGCCAAGGCCACTTATGCTCCGGTTTCTTACCGCGCCGGTTCACGCTCTTATTATTTTAATTGTAGTCCCGACATCTAATTCTGGATACGTCTTTTCTTTCAAATAAAGCGATCCTGCGAGCTCAGGTGTTGTCGAACCATCGAAAACAATCGCTGTATGACCAAGGTTGCCCAGATTGGTGTTCACCTCATTGCCAACCGCCGTGATCTTATAAGATTGATCGTCGAACGTCATCACATCTCCGACTTCGATTGGTTCCAAAATTTTATTGACATTAATAATGAAGCAAGACGATCGTAATGCATCAGGGGCTTCATCTCCAAAAAGAATGGCCATATTGATATCCTTGAACCCCCGTGCTTCCGAACCAACTTCAAGAATTTTTGTCTCGTATTTTACTGTTTCTGCTAATGACGACACCTTACTCACCTCTCCAATAAACTAACTTATTTCGCGTACAAGCCAAAACTTGCTAACCAAGCAACAACAACACGTGGTACCCCGTTTAGAAAACGGGAATACAAGACAGAGACAACGCCGACTTCAACCGTCTTGGAATCAGCTTCTTCAAGTCCTAAACCAACAGGAATGAAGTCAGCCGCGTTTTGCGTATTAATCGCAAACAATGCAGGCAATGCATATTGTGGCTGGATGTTACCACGACCGATTTCAACCCCGATCAACGTCCCAATAACCTGAGCAATAACAGCCCCGGGGCCAAGGATTGGTGAAAGGAATGGTAGGGAACAGATAAAGCCGATGACGATGAGTCCAAAGACATTACCAGCAAGTGGCGTCATGAGCTTGGCGAACCAGCTACCTAAGCCAGAGCCTTGAATAATACCAATCAGTAAGGCAACAAAGGCCATGAATGGAATAACGGTATTCAGCATCGTCTGAACGGAATCTTTAGCCGCCTGGTTAAAAGTAGCAATCACTTTCCCAGCGCCAATCCCGATACGCGCAATGAAATTGGGCTTCTTCATCTGCGCCGTGATCGTTTTGTTCGTATCGAACTTTGCTTCGCGAGCGTCAGCTGCCTCTTGATCTTTAGCTGTGGTGGTCTGTGTTTCAATCGCCGTCGTTTGAGAAGCTGCCGATGCTGCCAATGCAGCATGCTGTTTGCCAGCTTCGCCACGTTGGTCAAAAGGTACCCCATTTAATGATTGATCTGGCACTGCATCATCAGGTAAGGCTGTAATCTGATTCACATCAACATTTGAAACATACAACTTAGGCACAATATATTTTGCCAGCGGACCAGACTTCCCAGTTGGTAAAACGTTAATCGTCAGAATGTTTTTCTTCGGATAAATTCCGCAACGTAGTGTGCCGCCACAGTCAATGATCGCAACTGCCGTCTCGTCTTCAGGGATAGATGTCTTGAAACCGTCGACTGCTTCCATCCCAGTTAACTCAACAATCTTGTCAACGATGGCAGGTCGATTGCCGCCAGTCACGTAGATAAACTTATGCTTTTGTTCTGTAGGTGTAATGGTCAAGGGGCCGCCATAGCCGCCTGAACCTTTCACAACTTGAATACTATGCCATTTTTGATCAGCCATGATAGTTTAACCCTCCTTGGTTTGAAACGTGTTCACCAGCCCAGAAACCTGCGCATAAGGACCTTGGTCGCAATGGTCAAAGCCCGACCATCACGCCCAAGCCCACTTATGCTTCGGTTTCTAAACGGGCTGGTTCACACTCTAAGCTTCTTGACCATTACGCGCTGATAGATCAACTGTCTTGCTGAGCGTAATGCCAGTTTGCTTGGATACATATGCGGTTGTGAAGTCGGTGACCCAACCGCCGATAAAGTTCATCACAATCCCGACTAACATGTAGCGAATTGCGAGGTCCATTTGATTTAACCCAAGTTTTTGGACGCCTTGGGCAATGCCCAACCAGACGAACAATTCACCTGGATTAATATGCGGGAACACGCCATTGCTGGTGTGGCAGAACTGTGCTTGTGCAGCATAGTAGCTTGGCTTGTAGTATTCCGGCAAGAAGCGGGCAAGCGTGAAGCACATTGGATTACCTAACATGAATGCTGCTAAGAATGGCAATACCAGATAACGCATCAATACATTTCGGCTCGCTTTCTGGGCAAACCGTTCGATCCGTTCTTCCCCAATAAAAGCAATAATCGTGTTCATCAATACCAACAATAGCAAGACAACTGGTACAATGCTGGTCATCCAGCTAATGAATGTCTTGCCACCTGTTTGGAACAGCTTCATGAAGCCGGCTGCAAAATCAGAAACATATTGCATGGTCTCATCTCCTAAATTTAAATTGTATTCTTCTTAAAGACATTGGTTAGCATCTGCGGAATCGCTTTCATTTCACTGCCGATCTCATTAAAGATCGGCAGTGAAAACATGCTGACACGACTTGTATCAAAGTCTTCAAAACTGAGATTATTCGTTTTATAGTTCACATAATTGCGATACGCATTCAGAAAACATTCGCGTTCTGTTCGACTCAGCTTCTGCAGTGCTGTGTAATCAGCGCCAACTTCAGCGACCAGTTCACCGCCAAATTGATTTACGTCTCGGAATCGGCTGAAAACCGTGAGGCCCTTCATCACCCGAATTTCTTGAATACGATCATCTTGGTCTAAACCGATCAACATCAAACTGCCTTGGCGAAAACGCCGAGGATTTTTCCCGATCAGCACCCGACCATCTTGCCGTACCTCGTGATAATTGTGAGCAAAATTACGAATCTGAAAATAGCCCATTAGTGCCTGCAGTAAA
This genomic window from Lacticaseibacillus paracasei subsp. paracasei contains:
- a CDS encoding IS30 family transposase, whose translation is MAIITLIERSQIELMQHHTIQYIAATLGRSRISIRHELHRCPEGDYCAIIAQDHADTCRHRCGRHSILTPKLKRMVTEKLNLGWSPEMVGYAVHCAPHTIYHWIYQRQVDFQPSQLFDHGKRHKRRQDLRSRYNQAVGTSIEIRSESANRRTEKGHLEMDTVRGGRGSKAAVLTIVDRVTRLMATTKLENLSQNAVLKGFARLMVDFPGPVRSVTVDHGKEFSCDQALTKRYRIPVYFCHAYHPNERGTNERFNRELRYYFPKGTQFDQVSETDIQQATALINNKPRKCLRWQTPVQAVSKPLSRW
- a CDS encoding transaldolase family protein, which gives rise to MFIDTANLDQVKEMLSFNQFEGVTTNPKLLLKEGHPRFEQLGKIRDLKPGVLFVQLVGDTEEELLADYHELRKRFPDNDDTRMAFKIPLFEPGYRAVSAIRAEKPDECLLGTAVYSVRQGFMACVVDCDYIAPYVNRMEQLDIDPYSVIAETHSFYKSTDTHIRIMGASFKTASQVMAAIKAGAENVTISYDIFQQLMTNAAANDAIRVFNEEGHQLDKTAGI
- a CDS encoding transcriptional regulator; its protein translation is MIPLDANVELPTEVKAMIEQSSDVQATTALVNYVIKLAAAAEIHFTDLQLQVLTNHLIEMLGRSKSGEQLPAVDPTMFAEVSQKSLDLADQVVQHIGHLEVAEKYVLSIHFEAAQDKI
- a CDS encoding IS30 family transposase produces the protein MSPYTHLTLKDRESILLGISTGKTLDTIAKEIGRSKSTVSREIARNGGWRNYSAATAQDRYRRVRLASRRPRILDRPGTRDAVIRYITVLHWSPEQIAGRLSLEGSPIRISYSTIYRGIYLDNLGVPLKSHGARGLPRLLRHRGKTRKIKGTINERRGRFNDVPSIHDRPRSAENRSWFGHWEGDTVRGKTGHSALVTLVDRKSRYLLSKRTANAKADTVRDVMIELLGALPANRVRTVTPDRGREFARYRELAERLNTKVFFPDPHAPQQRGTNENTNGLIREYFPKNTDLDLQSDQEIETYIEQLNNRPRKVLGWKTPSEVFMGKKLHLS
- a CDS encoding PTS glucitol/sorbitol transporter subunit IIA, whose protein sequence is MSSLAETVKYETKILEVGSEARGFKDINMAILFGDEAPDALRSSCFIINVNKILEPIEVGDVMTFDDQSYKITAVGNEVNTNLGNLGHTAIVFDGSTTPELAGSLYLKEKTYPELDVGTTIKIIRA
- a CDS encoding BglG family transcription antiterminator; the protein is MSLSNRQRQIVLQLISAEGAVTAKQLAESVAVSVRTVKYDLTDIRDWLAAKDSVLKSAPRKGIWIEASEAARTALREKIDDQLADNYLAPNERILRMILILSQTGDYTTQQQLQARVNVSQTTVNNDLKKLAVYLEQFNVKLISKNYYGYKLNGTELAIRRLLEQLITQQLNRKTLMAELVDSLNTKTESKRALVLTGEATFDHAFNTILKEAIRLGKQEGDMPDPSTLIATIIRLTIGVIRQGFNQLVNSYHRVEQSQTDQQYSDKLIMRTLTFYNLPALTDDYDYYLGQSVNEKVAPQDHNLVAMTHRIILAVGALVDHDFSHDSQLQENLYLHLSQSLGKKSQLLEYSPFTQDIKQEYPALFEAIEKTVNKELAGDQAVLSEAFVSFIALHFMVSLNRDSQMRTVRVAYVCATGIGITNLIQQRIASAIPNIELVGFASIDDARALIAREHPELVISVFPLKNLEVQVIEVRPLPNAADIAAIRGAVAKKLQVPLAQIKSQQPVVPIRPKPNLEQQTQQTILTMFSIYSELKQQLPTTIDPYYGDAFMMHVFLAVQRIMFDKQYQGKPNQDDPKLVGTVEHVFSDHGLAINRAEVHAILEYLSLSHEVSQEGDDTTGRER
- a CDS encoding IS3 family transposase, translated to MFDYIHQESHHHQVTKMCRILGVSRAQYYRYRSPKTSKRRAEDADLKQRILRIFAEFKQRYGVMKIHHELNLELQPLQLRCSPRRISRLMKELDIHSVTVNKWKAASASKTKVEQRPNLLKQDFSTTGLNQKWTADMTYIQTKRNGWCYLSTIMDLHSRRIIGYSFSKKMDTDLVLKTLESAVKNRTITGDLIIHTDLGSQYTSDNYNQRLTELHIRTHTAVRVVRMIMRQWNPFTLPSKRNVFIQCRSLKIMKLPLPSFLNMCMLSTIGREFIVHWATRPPYKLKLQHLRAKWPPDLMLSRVQISY
- the srlE gene encoding PTS glucitol/sorbitol transporter subunit IIB, whose protein sequence is MADQKWHSIQVVKGSGGYGGPLTITPTEQKHKFIYVTGGNRPAIVDKIVELTGMEAVDGFKTSIPEDETAVAIIDCGGTLRCGIYPKKNILTINVLPTGKSGPLAKYIVPKLYVSNVDVNQITALPDDAVPDQSLNGVPFDQRGEAGKQHAALAASAASQTTAIETQTTTAKDQEAADAREAKFDTNKTITAQMKKPNFIARIGIGAGKVIATFNQAAKDSVQTMLNTVIPFMAFVALLIGIIQGSGLGSWFAKLMTPLAGNVFGLIVIGFICSLPFLSPILGPGAVIAQVIGTLIGVEIGRGNIQPQYALPALFAINTQNAADFIPVGLGLEEADSKTVEVGVVSVLYSRFLNGVPRVVVAWLASFGLYAK
- a CDS encoding IS3 family transposase, with translation MPTRYDKEFKQNIINLYKQGESAAQLAREYGIGYSTVHKWIQGQAKTQSGKSPDEIKAMEKRLASLSEENEILKKALGFLAQK
- a CDS encoding SFCGS family glycine-rich protein, with the translated sequence MVKVVIADRMGKGQNVAKGVEAAGGTAVVVPGMGADMRLGQVMDKEKADMGISFCGSGGAGAITAHTQFGWPERHGMRSVQEGITAIEDGNKVLGFGFMDQEALGTALVEAWNKKYPEA
- a CDS encoding transcriptional regulator GutM, whose protein sequence is MNVLILGIFIAAAFLLQALMGYFQIRNFAHNYHEVRQDGRVLIGKNPRRFRQGSLMLIGLDQDDRIQEIRVMKGLTVFSRFRDVNQFGGELVAEVGADYTALQKLSRTERECFLNAYRNYVNYKTNNLSFEDFDTSRVSMFSLPIFNEIGSEMKAIPQMLTNVFKKNTI
- the srlA gene encoding PTS glucitol/sorbitol transporter subunit IIC gives rise to the protein MQYVSDFAAGFMKLFQTGGKTFISWMTSIVPVVLLLLVLMNTIIAFIGEERIERFAQKASRNVLMRYLVLPFLAAFMLGNPMCFTLARFLPEYYKPSYYAAQAQFCHTSNGVFPHINPGELFVWLGIAQGVQKLGLNQMDLAIRYMLVGIVMNFIGGWVTDFTTAYVSKQTGITLSKTVDLSARNGQEA